CTTCGTCTTTGCGAGCGCCTTCTGGGCCATGCTGCCGCTGATCGCCCGGACGGTCCTGGCCGGCGGCCCGACCCTCTACGGCACGCTGCTGGCGGCAGTCGGCGCGGGCGCGGTCGGCGGCGCCTTCCTGCTGCCTGCGGTCAAGGGGCGCCTGGGGCCGGACCGGACGGTGTCGGCGGGGACGCTCGGCACCGCCGGCGTCCTGATCATCCTCGCGGTCCTGCCGGACCCGGTCGTCGCGGTCTTCGCCGCCGCGCTGGCGGGGCTCTCCTGGATCGCCGTCCTGTCGAGCCTGAACGTCTCGGCGCAGACGGCGCTGCCCGACTGGGTCCGAGCCCGCGGCCTCTCGATTTTCCTCACCGTCTTCTTCGGCAGCATGTCCGCGGGCAGCCTGCTCTGGGGCCAGGTGGCCGCGATCTGGGGAATCCCGGTGGCGCTGCTCGCCGCCGCCGCCGGCGCCGTGGCGCTGATTCCGCTCACCTGGCGGGCCCGCCTCGGGCAGGGGGAGAAGCTCGACCATGCGCCCTCGATGCACTGGCCCGAACCTGTGCTGGCGGGGGAGGGGCCGGCCGACGGCCCGGTCATGATCCAGATCGAGTACCGCGTCGGAGAAGTGCACGAGGCGGCCTTCCGCGATCTCATGTCGGAGCTGGCCCGAAGCCGGCGGCGGGGCGGCGGCTTCCGCTGGAGCCTGATGCAGGACGCCGCCGAGCCCGAGCGCTTCGTGGAGACCTGGTGGGAGCCCTCTTGGCTCGATCACAAGCGGCACCACACACGGGTGACGGAAGAGGACCGGGCGCTCCAGGAGCGCATTGGTGAACTGCTGAAGCCGGACCACAAGCCGATCGTCGGCCACTTCGTGACCTGACCTGACTGTGTGCTGAAAAAGTGCTCAGCCGGCACCATCACCCTTCGACAAGCTCAGGGTGAGGGGTGAATTTTTTCAAGCACTGACCCTCATCCGCGCGCAGCGCCGGGCTTCGCCCCTTGTCGAAGGATGACCGTGATCAAAGGCCCCAGGCCTTCCAAAAAGCCTGCCGGACCGGTCGACGGAAGAGAAAAGCGGGTCAGGCGGTGCGCCAGTAGCCCGAGAGCAGCCGCTCCTTGCGGCCCTCGGCGTCGCCCTCGCTTAGGACCGCCTTGCCGATGCCCGAGATGTTGCTCTGGTGCATGCGGTAGTTGAACAGCGGCTCGGGGACGTAGTGGCCGATCCAGCCGCGGTCGGCGATCTTTGTCCACTTGTGGTGCTTGGTGTGGACCCTGATCGACTCGTCGAAGGGCGCGGCCTGGTGCAGCGCGCGGCTCAGGGTCAGGGCGCACTCGGGTATGTAGCTGTGGGTCTTGAGCAGCGCGCGCGACCAGTCCGCCGACTTGCCCCGCCCGATCACCGCGCCGGCCTCGTCCACCAGGTGGGAGTCGGAATAGGCGAAGCCGACCGCGGGGTTCTCGCGCCGCGCGGCCAGGAGGCGTTCCTTCAGGCGCGCGATCGCATCGACCGGCAGGAAATCGTCGGCGTCCAGGATCATCGCGAGCGGCGTGACCAGGCGTTCCACCGCCAGGTTCAGGCTGGCCAGCTTGCCGAGGTTCTGTTCGTTGCGCAGGAAGTCGCGCTGGGCGAAGCGCCGGCCGCAGGTCGAGAGGAAGTCCACCACGACGGTGCGCGAGTCGTCGGTGCTGCCGTCGTCGACAATGATCAGGCCGTGCGGCGGCTCGCTCTGCTTGGCCAGGCTCTCGAGGCCCTGGCCCAGAAAGCGGCCGTAGTTGTAGTTGCAGATGATGACCGAAACCGCGTTGTCCGGATCGCCGGGCATCTGAGGACTTTCCCTGAGCCGTCGCAGGCAGGCGGAGGCTAGTCGGGAATGCTTTATGCCTTGTTAAGAAATGGACCTCAGGGCCTGCAGGCGCCCTTGGAGCCCTGGCCGCAGGTCATGCCGTCGGTCCACACCGTGCCCCAGAGGTCGGCGCCGGCGAGGTCCGCGCCGGTCAGGTCGGCGCCCATCAGCACCGCCCCGGTCAGGTCGGCCTCGCGCAGGTCCGCGCCGCGCAGGTCGCTGCGCACCAGCTTGGCGGCGATCAGCCGGGCCCGGCTGAGATCGACCTGGCGGAGATCGGCCCCGTTCAGGACCGTTTCGACCAGGTTCGCGCCGTCGAGGCGGGCGCCTGACAGGGTCGCGCCGCTTAGGTCGGCGCGGTTCAGATAGGCGCCGCGGCTCAGGTCCGCCCCGGTCAGATTGGCCAGGCGCAGGCTGACCCGGCTGAGGTCGGCGCCCTGCAGGTCGCAGCGGGTCAGGTCGGCGCCGTGGAAGTTCACCTTGCGCAGCACGGCGCGGGCCAGGGTCGCGTCGGCCAGGCGCCCTCCGCTCAGGTCGGTCTCCAGCAGGTAGGCGCCGGTCAGGTCGGCACCGGCGAGGTTGGCGCCCCTGAGGTCGCTGCGCGCAAGGTTCACGCCGGCCTTGTCGCATCCGCTCCAGTCGACCCCCGGTCCCGGCGGGTCGCTGCAGCCGGCGGTCGCCGGCGGCGGGAGCGCCGCGGCGGTCAGGGCCGCGGTCAGGAAGAGCGCGAGGTGTCTCGGTTTCATGGCTGCCTCCCTTGGGCGGGGGCCGGGGCGCCACTGCGTCCCGACATGGCCGCCGGGATCCTTTAATTTTCAGATTGTACCCTATTTATAACTGTTGTGGGCGCCGCCGTTCCAAGGGGCCGCAAGGGGGATCCTGGGTTGAATCAGCTGATCAAGAAGCTCTGGGGGGGCGAGGTTCCCCTGGGCGAGGCCTTTTGGAGCTATGCGGTTTCCTACGGCCTGCTGCTCAACGTGGTTACCAGCTTCTGCTTCACGCTGCTGCTGATCAGGGAGGCGCCCCTGGTCTGGCTGATCGTCTCCTTCTGCGCCCCGCTGCCCTACAACATCCTGGCCGTGGTCGCCGTTTGGCGGAGCGCCGACCGCTATGCCGGCGCGCGCCACCGGGCCGAACTTGCGCGGGTCGGCACGGTCTTCTGGATGCTGTTCCTGACCGCCGCCTGAACTTCTTTCTTGCCCGGCTCGCGCCCAGAGCCTGGAAGACGGCGGGAGGCCGCCGCTATCCAATTGCCAGCCGCCGGAACTGGAGCTAGGCTCGATTCCAACATTCAGAAAAAGGGTTCGCCGCGGGAGAAACGCTGCCCCGCCGCCCGGTGCGCGGCCGGTGGAGGCAAGAACCTGAGAACAGGGAGTAACAACTGTGAAACGACCGAAACTGACCGGATTCCTATTTGGCCTCGTGGCCGTGATCGGCCTGGCCTTGGCCCAGCCGGCCGGCGCCAAGGGCGGCGGCACCATGGTGATGCTGGTGCAGCCGGAACCGCCGAGTCTGGCCTCTTATCTTTCGACTTCGGGCCCGATCGGCATGGTGACCTCCAAGGTCTTCGACGGCCTGCTGGAGTACGACCTCGACCTGCAGCCGCAGCCCGGCTTGGCCGAGTCCTGGACCCTGTCCGACGACGGCCTGACCCTGACCTTCAAGCTCAGGCAGGGCGTGGTGTTCCATGACGGCAAGCCGCTGACCGCCGAGGACGTGAGGTTCTCGATCGAGGACGCCGCCAAGGTGACCCACCCGCGCGGCCCCAACACCTTCAAGTCGGTCACCGCGATCGAGACGCCGGACGACCATACGGTCGTGCTTAAGCTCGAGAAGCCGGCGCCCTACATGATCATGGCCTTTTCCAGCTATGAGACGCCGATCCTGCCGAAGCACATCTACGGCACGGGCGACCTCAGGGCCCACCCGAACGCCAACAAGCCGATCGGCTCTGGCCCCTTCAAGTTCGTCGAGTGGCGCAAGGGCACCTTGATCCGTCTCGACAAGAACGAGAACTACTGGAAGGAAGGCCAGCCCTATCTGGACCGGATCGTCGCCCGCTTCATCCCGGACGCCTCGACCCGGACCGCCGCCCTCGAGAAGGGCGAGGCCCACTTCGCGGCCATGGGCGCGGTGCCCTTCAACGACGCCAAGAAGCTGGCGGCAAACGCGGATCTGATGGTTACGACCAAGGGCCACGAGATGATCTCGCCGGTGGCGGAGATCCTGCTCAACACCCGTCGCGCGCCGCTCAACGACGCCAACGTGCGGCGGGCCATCGCCTATGCCATCGACCGGCAGTTTCTGATCGACAACATCTGGTTCGGCTACGGCAAGCCCGCGACCGGCCCGATGAGCTCCAACTTCGAGCCCGGCGGGCTCTACACCAGCGACGTCAAGACCTACCAGGTCGAGAACGGCGTCGAGATCGCCAACAAGATCCTCGACGAGGCCGGCTACAAGAAGGGCGCCGACGGCTTCCGCTTCGAGCTGATGCACGACAGCCTGCCCTATGGCCAGGAGTGGACCCGCCTCGGCGAGTACATCGCCCAGGCGCTCGGCAAGATCGGCATCAAGGTGACGATCCGGCAGGAGGACGTCGCCCGCTGGCTCAAGCGGACCTACACCGACAACGACTTCGATACGACGGGCAACTACCTCTACAACCTGTCGGATCCGGTGGTCGGCGTGCACCGCGCGGTGGTCTCCGAAGCGATCGTCAAGGGCCGGGTCTTCTCCAACGGCTCCGGCTGGTCGGACCCCAGGGTCGACGACCTCCTGGCCAAGGCGACGGTCGAGGCCGATCCCAAGAAGCGCAGCGGGTTCTACGCCGAGGCGCTGAAGATTGTTGCCGAAGAGCAGCCGATCGTCTGGACCCACGAGATGAACTTCCCGACGGTGATCAACAATAAGTTCAAGGACGTCATCGTCAGCCCGCTCGGGGTCTACTCGAACTTCGACCGGGTTCACACCGAATAAGAAGAAGGCTAGGCGAATGAAGCGCTTGGCGGCGGCCTTCAGCGGGCCGCCGCCAATGCCTTTCGCCTCCCGTTCCTCCTAAGCCGCGGCGGACCATGCAAGGCAGCAGGCTTCTCCGGTACATCGCCAGGCGCATCTTTCAGGCCGTCCCGGTCATCATCGGGGTGGTGATCCTCTGTTTCCTGATGCTGCAGCTCGCGCCGGGCGACCTGGCGACCGTGCTGGCCGGGGAGTCCGGCGGCGCCTCCGAGGAATACATCGCCGAGCTGCGCAAGCGCTTCGGCCTCGACCAGCCGCTGCTGGTGCAGCTCTGGCTCTACATCAAGAGCGTCGCGGTCTTCGACCTGGGCTTTTCCTTCCGCCACGGCATGGACGTCACCGACCTGCTGCTGGAGCGGCTCTGGCCGACTCTGATCCTCATGGGCGCGACGCTCTTCATGTCTCTGGGGTTCGGCGTGCTGGCCGGACTCTTCGCGGCGCTCTGGGTGCGCACCTGGCGCGACCACGTCATTTCCGTCGCGGCCATCATCGCCTATGCGACGCCGCTCTTCTGGGTCGGTCTGATGCTGATCCTGGTGTTCTCGATCTGGCTCGACTGGTTCCCCACCTCGGGCATGGAGGACGTGGTCCAGTTCTACGAGGGTTGGGACCGGGTGGTCGATATCGCCCACCATCTCGTGCTGCCCTCGATCACCCTTTCGCTCTTCTATCTCGCGCTCTATGCCCGCTTGATGCGCGCGACCATGCTCGAGCAGCGCGGCCTGGACTATGTCACGACGGCCCGGGCCAAGGGCCTGACCGAGCGGCAGATCACCTTTCGTCACGTGCTGCGCAATGCCCTGCTGCCGGTCGTCACCGTCGCCGGCGTCCAGACGGGCGGCCTGCTCGGCGGCTCGGTCGTGGTCGAGAGCGTTTTCGCCTGGCCGGGACTGGGCCAGCTCGCCTTCGACGCCCTCTTCTCGCGCGACTACAACCTGCTGCTCGGGATCTTCTTCCTCTCGGCCTGCCTTGTGGTCTTCGTCAATCTCGTGGTCGACATCATCTACGTCTTCCTCGACCCGCGGATCCGGATCGAGTCATGAAGACCTTCTGGCAGCGCTTCCTGACCAACCCGCGGGTCCTGCTCGGCCTGATCTGGCTCGGTTTCGTCACCCTGATCGCCATCCTGGCGCCGCTGATCTCGCCGGAAGATCCTTTCTCCATCGTCGGTCAGCCTTTCCTGCCGCCCTTCGGCGAATACCTTTTCGGTACCGACTCCCTGGGCCGTTCCATGCTGGCCGGCCTGGTCCACGGCTCGCGCACCTCGCTCCTGATCGCCATCATCGCGACCTTGAGCGCGGTCGTCGTCGGCGCCCTGGTCGGCGCGCTGGCCGGCTACTACGGCAAGCTGGTCGACGACGGCCTGATGCGCATGACCGAGTTCTTCCAGACCATTCCTTCCTTCATCTTCGCCATTGTGCTGGTCGCCATCCTGACCCCTTCGGCAGCCAGCCTGATCATCGCCATCGCCGTGGTGTCCTGGCCGCCGATCGCCCGCGTCGTGCGCGGCGAGGTGCTCTCCGTGAAGTCGCGCGAGTTCGTGCAGGCCGCCGTGGTCGCCGGCCAGAACGATAGCGGCATCCTCTTCAAGCAGGTCATTCCCAACACGCTCTCGCCGCTGATCGTGACCGGCTCGCTGCTGGTCGCGACCGCGATCCTCACCGAGTCCGCGCTCGCCTTCCTCGGCCTCGGCGCGCCCAATCTGATGAGCTGGGGCTTCATGGTCGGGGCCGGACGCTCCTTCCTGCGCGACGCCTGGTGGCTGGTGACCATTCCCGGCGTGGCGATCCTGATCACGGTGCTCTGCATCAACCTGGTGGGAGAGGGCCTCAACGACGCCCTGAACCCGAGGCTGCGCGACCTATGACCGGCTCCGTCATCTCGATCGACGACCTCACGGTCGCGCTGCCGAGCTGGTCCGACCGGCCCCACGCAGTCGAGCAGGTCTCGCTCCAGATCCGGCCGAACGAGATCCTCTGCGTCGTCGGCGAGTCCGGCTCGGGCAAGTCGGTCATGTCCAAGGCGATCCTGCGCCTCCTGCCCGAGCCCCACGTCCGTGTGACCGGCGGGAAGATCATCTTCGAAAACCGCAATCTGCTCGATCTCGGCGACGAGGAGATGCGCGACCTGCGCGGCGGCCGCATCTCCATGATCTTCCAGGAGCCAATGACCGCGCTCAATCCGCTGATGCAGGTCGGCCGGCAGATCGACGAGATCTTCGAGGTGCACACGGAGCTCAAGCCCGCCGAGCGCCGCGAACGGGTGATCGCGCTGTTCGATGACGTTCGCCTGCCCGAACCGGCGCGGCTCCTCAACAGCTATCCCCACGAGCTTTCCGGCGGCCAGCGCCAGCGGGTCATGATCGCCATGGCCTTGGCTCTCGAACCCGCACTCATCATCGCCGACGAGCCGACCACGGCGCTCGACGTCACCACCCAGGCGCAGATCCTTTCCTTGATGAAGCGCCTGCAGCGCGAGCACGGCACCTCGATCCTCTTCATCACCCACGACTTCGGCGTGGTCGCCGAGATCGCCGACCGGGTTGCCGTCATGCGCCACGGCAAGCTGGTCGAGGAGGGGACGGCGGAACAGGTCCTGAGCCACCCCCAGGCCGACTACACCAAGGCCTTGATTGCCGCGGTGCCGAGCCTGGTCCCGCGCGACCAGGACGGTGTCGAGGAAGAGGACAAACCTGTCCTCGTCGTGCGCAACTTGGAAAAGACCTATGGGGGCCGCACTGGGCTCTTCGGTCAGCGCGGGCGGACGGTGCGCGCTGTGGCCGACGTCAGCCTGGAGGTGGAGAGTGGCGCGTCCCTAGCGGTTGTGGGCGAGTCCGGCTCCGGCAAGTCTACCCTGGCGCGCTGCATCATCGGCCTGGAGACGCCGGAGAGCGGCGAGATCCTGCTCAACGGGGCCAATATCGCGCGCCTTTCCCGCACGGCTTTGCGGCCATACCGCAAGGTCGTGCAGATGGTCTTCCAGGACCCCTTCGCCTCGCTCAACCCGCGCCACAAAGTGGGCGATATCATTGCCCTGGGTCCGACGATCCAGGGCACGCCGAAAGAGAAGGCGTGGGAAGACGCCCGCGAGCTTCTGCGCCGGGTCGGCCTGGAGCCTGCGGCCGCCGACCGCTATCCCCATGAGTTCTCCGGCGGCCAGCGCCAGCGCATCGGCATCGCCCGGGCGCTCGCCATCCGGCCCCGGCTGATCATCGCCGACGAGCCGGTCTCGGCGCTCGACGTCTCGGTGCAGAAGCAGGTGCTCGACCTGCTCGACGAGCTGCGTCGGGAGCTGTCGCTCTCCATGCTCTTCATCACCCATGACCTGCGCGTCGCGGCCCACGTCTGCGAGCAAATCGTGGTCATGCGCAGCGGCGAACTGGTGGAACGGGGCACCACCGCCGAGATCTTCGCCAATCCCCAGCACGACTACACCAGGGCGCTGCTCGACTCGGTGCCCGGCAAAGCCTGGCGGCACTGACAGTACTCTTCTAGGGGAGAGGGTAAAAATGCGTTGTCAGCCCTCGTTCCAGACCGAGACAGGCGGTTTCCGGTCCCAGAAGCGCAGCTCTCGCTCGAGGGTCCGGGCGGCGCGCAGAAGCAGCGCTTCCTCGAAGGGACGCCCGATCAGCTGGATGCCGATGGGAAGGCCGTTGGAACAGGAACCGGCCGGCAGCGTGATGGCGGGAAAGCCGAGCAGGTTGACCGGCCGAGAGCAATGGCCCGAGGCGATCACGAAATCCGAGAAGCCCGGATTGCCGCTCAGGTCCGACTCCGCGATGGTCGGCAGCCGGTACGGCCACATCGGCGTCAGAATGAGATCGACCTCGCGGAAGACGCCTTCCAGGGTTTGGCGCGCGAAACGGCGGCGAAACTCCAGGGCGCGCAGATAGGCCTCGGCCGGGATGAAGAGACCGGCCATCAAGCGGCCCAGGGTTTGCGGCCCGTAGTCCTGTGCCCGGTCCTTCAGCCAGCCGCCGTGCACGG
This genomic interval from Kiloniellales bacterium contains the following:
- a CDS encoding MFS transporter, with the protein product MSAPGAAAAESPSAMAPFRHRAFALLWVATVASNVGTWMHDVGAGWLMTELSPSPLIVAAVQAATTLPIFLFALLAGAVADIVDRRRLLIWVNAGMAAAAALLTALVALELVTPLLLLAFTFLLGTGAAFMAPAWQAIVPSLVPRGELTAAISLNSMGINVSRAIGPALAGFLIVGAGLAAPFLVNALSFLGIIAALWWWRPAPNTTSGLPAEQVFAAIRGGLRYALNSPPLKATLLRAAAFFVFASAFWAMLPLIARTVLAGGPTLYGTLLAAVGAGAVGGAFLLPAVKGRLGPDRTVSAGTLGTAGVLIILAVLPDPVVAVFAAALAGLSWIAVLSSLNVSAQTALPDWVRARGLSIFLTVFFGSMSAGSLLWGQVAAIWGIPVALLAAAAGAVALIPLTWRARLGQGEKLDHAPSMHWPEPVLAGEGPADGPVMIQIEYRVGEVHEAAFRDLMSELARSRRRGGGFRWSLMQDAAEPERFVETWWEPSWLDHKRHHTRVTEEDRALQERIGELLKPDHKPIVGHFVT
- a CDS encoding glycosyltransferase family A protein — protein: MPGDPDNAVSVIICNYNYGRFLGQGLESLAKQSEPPHGLIIVDDGSTDDSRTVVVDFLSTCGRRFAQRDFLRNEQNLGKLASLNLAVERLVTPLAMILDADDFLPVDAIARLKERLLAARRENPAVGFAYSDSHLVDEAGAVIGRGKSADWSRALLKTHSYIPECALTLSRALHQAAPFDESIRVHTKHHKWTKIADRGWIGHYVPEPLFNYRMHQSNISGIGKAVLSEGDAEGRKERLLSGYWRTA
- a CDS encoding pentapeptide repeat-containing protein yields the protein MKPRHLALFLTAALTAAALPPPATAGCSDPPGPGVDWSGCDKAGVNLARSDLRGANLAGADLTGAYLLETDLSGGRLADATLARAVLRKVNFHGADLTRCDLQGADLSRVSLRLANLTGADLSRGAYLNRADLSGATLSGARLDGANLVETVLNGADLRQVDLSRARLIAAKLVRSDLRGADLREADLTGAVLMGADLTGADLAGADLWGTVWTDGMTCGQGSKGACRP
- a CDS encoding ABC transporter substrate-binding protein codes for the protein MKRPKLTGFLFGLVAVIGLALAQPAGAKGGGTMVMLVQPEPPSLASYLSTSGPIGMVTSKVFDGLLEYDLDLQPQPGLAESWTLSDDGLTLTFKLRQGVVFHDGKPLTAEDVRFSIEDAAKVTHPRGPNTFKSVTAIETPDDHTVVLKLEKPAPYMIMAFSSYETPILPKHIYGTGDLRAHPNANKPIGSGPFKFVEWRKGTLIRLDKNENYWKEGQPYLDRIVARFIPDASTRTAALEKGEAHFAAMGAVPFNDAKKLAANADLMVTTKGHEMISPVAEILLNTRRAPLNDANVRRAIAYAIDRQFLIDNIWFGYGKPATGPMSSNFEPGGLYTSDVKTYQVENGVEIANKILDEAGYKKGADGFRFELMHDSLPYGQEWTRLGEYIAQALGKIGIKVTIRQEDVARWLKRTYTDNDFDTTGNYLYNLSDPVVGVHRAVVSEAIVKGRVFSNGSGWSDPRVDDLLAKATVEADPKKRSGFYAEALKIVAEEQPIVWTHEMNFPTVINNKFKDVIVSPLGVYSNFDRVHTE
- a CDS encoding ABC transporter permease produces the protein MQGSRLLRYIARRIFQAVPVIIGVVILCFLMLQLAPGDLATVLAGESGGASEEYIAELRKRFGLDQPLLVQLWLYIKSVAVFDLGFSFRHGMDVTDLLLERLWPTLILMGATLFMSLGFGVLAGLFAALWVRTWRDHVISVAAIIAYATPLFWVGLMLILVFSIWLDWFPTSGMEDVVQFYEGWDRVVDIAHHLVLPSITLSLFYLALYARLMRATMLEQRGLDYVTTARAKGLTERQITFRHVLRNALLPVVTVAGVQTGGLLGGSVVVESVFAWPGLGQLAFDALFSRDYNLLLGIFFLSACLVVFVNLVVDIIYVFLDPRIRIES
- a CDS encoding ABC transporter permease, whose product is MKTFWQRFLTNPRVLLGLIWLGFVTLIAILAPLISPEDPFSIVGQPFLPPFGEYLFGTDSLGRSMLAGLVHGSRTSLLIAIIATLSAVVVGALVGALAGYYGKLVDDGLMRMTEFFQTIPSFIFAIVLVAILTPSAASLIIAIAVVSWPPIARVVRGEVLSVKSREFVQAAVVAGQNDSGILFKQVIPNTLSPLIVTGSLLVATAILTESALAFLGLGAPNLMSWGFMVGAGRSFLRDAWWLVTIPGVAILITVLCINLVGEGLNDALNPRLRDL
- a CDS encoding ABC transporter ATP-binding protein produces the protein MTGSVISIDDLTVALPSWSDRPHAVEQVSLQIRPNEILCVVGESGSGKSVMSKAILRLLPEPHVRVTGGKIIFENRNLLDLGDEEMRDLRGGRISMIFQEPMTALNPLMQVGRQIDEIFEVHTELKPAERRERVIALFDDVRLPEPARLLNSYPHELSGGQRQRVMIAMALALEPALIIADEPTTALDVTTQAQILSLMKRLQREHGTSILFITHDFGVVAEIADRVAVMRHGKLVEEGTAEQVLSHPQADYTKALIAAVPSLVPRDQDGVEEEDKPVLVVRNLEKTYGGRTGLFGQRGRTVRAVADVSLEVESGASLAVVGESGSGKSTLARCIIGLETPESGEILLNGANIARLSRTALRPYRKVVQMVFQDPFASLNPRHKVGDIIALGPTIQGTPKEKAWEDARELLRRVGLEPAAADRYPHEFSGGQRQRIGIARALAIRPRLIIADEPVSALDVSVQKQVLDLLDELRRELSLSMLFITHDLRVAAHVCEQIVVMRSGELVERGTTAEIFANPQHDYTRALLDSVPGKAWRH